Part of the Aurantiacibacter aquimixticola genome, CATGGCCGACATGCCCGAGCCCGTCGAGGACGACGCAGGCACTGCGATGACCGACGAGGAAGTCGAAACAAACTTGAATGTCGGCGAGGAAGAGGCTGAGGCCGCTGCCGACCGCGCGACCGAGACCGTCGACGATGCACTCGCCGCGGCAGAAGCCGCAAGCGCCGAGATGGAAGGCGAAACCGAGGTCGAAGCCGAAGACTGATGCCACCGCGCCGCACCCTCGGTCTGCTGGCCCTGGGTGCGGCGCTGGCCGCATGCGGCGACACGGCTGCGCGCGAACCTGCCGTGGAGCCGGTGCATGAAAACGAGAGCCGCGCCCTCGCCGATGCCGCCGCCATGCTCGAAGAGCGGCCCGAGGATGGTATCGAGTGAAACTGGATCGCAAGTTTTGCGTATGATAGACTGCGCATGATGACCGAGCTTGCCGAAAAAGAGCGCCTTGGCGCCGATCGCGCGGAAGATTATTCCGCGCTTCCCGAAATTTCGCTCGACGTCTTCACCGCGCCGCTGAAGCGGCCAGAGCATGTCGGGCATGACTGGCTCGAACCGAAGCAGACCGAATACACGTCCGAAGACGACCGCATCTGGGACGATCTGTTCGCTCGCCAGATGGGGATACTGCCCGGGCGCGCTTGCTCCGCCATGCTCGAAGGGCTGGAGAAACTCGATCTCGGCAAGGGCGGCGTGCCCGATTTCGGTGAGCTTTCCGAAGAGCTCGGCAAGCGCACCGGCTGGAGCGTCGTGCCGGTGCCAATGCTCATCCCCGATCACGTGTTTTTCTGGCATCTTGCCAACAGGCGTTTCCCGGCAGGCAATTTTATTCGCACACGCGAGACATTCGATTACATCCAAGAACCGGACGTCTTTCACGACGTCTTCGGGCACGTGCCGCTGCTGACCGATCCGGTGTTTGCCGACTACATGCAGGAATATGGCCGCGCCGGATGGAAGGCGATGCGCTACAACCGGCTGAAAGCACTCGGTGCCCTCTACTGGTATACGGTCGAATTCGGTCTGATCATGGAAAATGGCGAGCCGCGCATCTTCGGCGCGGGCATATCGTCAGGGCCCACCGAGGCAGTTTTCGCGCTGGAAGCGGAAAGCCCCAATCGCATCATGCTGAACGTGGACCGCGTTATGCGTACCGATTATGTGATCGACGACCTGCAACCGACTTATTTCGTGATCGAGAGCTTCGACGACCTCTATCGGCAGACGGTGGAGCGCGACTTCGACCGACTTTATCGCAGTCTCGGCCCAAGCTTTACCTACGCCAATTCGGCCATCATCGATGTCGACAATGTGCTGCAGCGCGGCACGCAGGAATATTTTCTTCGTGGCGGTCGTGGTTCTTCGGCGGATCCCGTCTGAGGCAAAGCGAAGTTCGACACGGCGACAAAAAACCGGCGCTGGATCGCTCCAGCGCCGGTCTTTCGTAAGTCGGAAAAACCGAACTTACATTTCGTCGATTTCGTCGGCCTGCTCTTCCATGGACTCTTCCATGGCGTCGGTCTGGTCGTCCATCGCGTCGGCCTGCTCGTCGGTGATGGCACCTTCGGCTTCCATCTCGTTGACCTGCGCGTCGCGGGTATCTTCCATCTCTTCGATGTTTTCTTCGGCTTCGTTTTCGGCGGCGCTGTCACAAGCGGCAACACCGAGGCCGAGAGCGGCGGCGGAAGCGAAAGCAATAATCTTCTTCATTTTTATTCCCCTTCAAAAGGCGAGGCGGCCCAACCGGGTCGCCTCGAAAAAGAATGACCCGGCTTCCGGGCATTCCCGACTCGCTTAACGCAAAATGCGTCGTTGCAACAGGTTCAGGAAAAAAAGTGCGATGAGTGCGCCGAAAACGGACACGAACAGAGCGCCGACACTGTAGCGAGCCGACACCAGATCGCCGGCACCGATGGCGGGGGCGAACAGCAATCCCCCCAGTAGTGCACCCGCTACGCCCGAAGCAAGATGCTGCTGCATGCATCCCATGTCGCCCTCACGGCACTGCAGAAAAGCGGTGAGCCATCCCAGAATACCTCCGACAACAATCATGAACACAATGCCCATCGGGCCAATTCCTTGTGATACCTTCCTTCGCTCAAACACGTGCGAAAGTCGGTAGTTCCAAGCAATTGCGACGAATGGAGTGCGCAGATCAGAAGAAAGCCAGCAGCGCGGCGCCCATCGCGATGCGATAGACGACGAACACCATCATCGACGCTTTCTTCAGGAAATTCATGAGGAACGCCATGGTGAGGAACGCCGCGACGAAGGTCAGCGCGCCGGTAATGATCGCTTCCTGCAACAATGCACCATCGGCCGCCAGCAGGTCTGGGACGATCAACACGCCCGCACCAGCCACGGCAGGGATCGACAGGAGAAAGGAGAAGCGCGCCGCCTCCACCCGCTCGAAACCGAGCGCGCGGGCAGCCGTCATCGTCACGCCGGAGCGGCTGGTGCCGGGAATCAGCGCAAGTGCCTGCGCAATGCCGACGAGCAGTCCGTCCTTCCACGTCATGTCTTCATAACTGCGGTGGGTCGGGCCGAACTTGTCCGCGAGGCCAAGCAGGATCCCGTAAACGATGAGGTTCACCGCGATCAGGTCCGTGAAACGCAGCGAAGCGAGCAGGTCGTCATCGACGACGGTCAAGCCGAACCAAGCCTCGGCAATCGAATTCAGAAAACCCAACTTGATGGAGAGGCCGAGGATGACCGCCGGAATCGTGCCGAGGATGATCCACCAGAAGAGCCGCTTTTCCCGCGGAGCGCTGCCGATGCCGATCGTGGCGAAACCTCCGCGCGCCAGGCCCGCCACGTCCTTGAAGAAATACACGATGATCGCGAGCAGCGAGCCGACATGAACCGCGATGTCCAGCATCGGGCCCTGATCTTCCGCTCCGGTGAAAACCGGCACCAGGATCAAGTGGCCGGAGGAGGAGATCGGCAGAAATTCGGTGACCCCCTGCACGATGGCGAGAATCAGCATCTGGAGGAAAGTCATGCGCGGGCGGCGTCCCTGATAGTCGGCGCTTTCGGAAGTCTCAGCGCCTCATACGAGAAGGGGGCGAAGTCAACCCTCGCCCCCTCCGATCGATATTCCGTTCGATACACTTACCAGATGCGGATGCGATCTTGCGGCGCCAGGTACAGATCGTCGTCAGCCGTCACGTTGAACGCATCGTACCACGCGTCGAGGTGACGCACCGCATTGTTGA contains:
- a CDS encoding undecaprenyl-diphosphate phosphatase; translated protein: MTFLQMLILAIVQGVTEFLPISSSGHLILVPVFTGAEDQGPMLDIAVHVGSLLAIIVYFFKDVAGLARGGFATIGIGSAPREKRLFWWIILGTIPAVILGLSIKLGFLNSIAEAWFGLTVVDDDLLASLRFTDLIAVNLIVYGILLGLADKFGPTHRSYEDMTWKDGLLVGIAQALALIPGTSRSGVTMTAARALGFERVEAARFSFLLSIPAVAGAGVLIVPDLLAADGALLQEAIITGALTFVAAFLTMAFLMNFLKKASMMVFVVYRIAMGAALLAFF
- the phhA gene encoding phenylalanine 4-monooxygenase, whose amino-acid sequence is MMTELAEKERLGADRAEDYSALPEISLDVFTAPLKRPEHVGHDWLEPKQTEYTSEDDRIWDDLFARQMGILPGRACSAMLEGLEKLDLGKGGVPDFGELSEELGKRTGWSVVPVPMLIPDHVFFWHLANRRFPAGNFIRTRETFDYIQEPDVFHDVFGHVPLLTDPVFADYMQEYGRAGWKAMRYNRLKALGALYWYTVEFGLIMENGEPRIFGAGISSGPTEAVFALEAESPNRIMLNVDRVMRTDYVIDDLQPTYFVIESFDDLYRQTVERDFDRLYRSLGPSFTYANSAIIDVDNVLQRGTQEYFLRGGRGSSADPV
- a CDS encoding GlsB/YeaQ/YmgE family stress response membrane protein, whose translation is MGIVFMIVVGGILGWLTAFLQCREGDMGCMQQHLASGVAGALLGGLLFAPAIGAGDLVSARYSVGALFVSVFGALIALFFLNLLQRRILR